The Epinephelus lanceolatus isolate andai-2023 chromosome 8, ASM4190304v1, whole genome shotgun sequence genome includes a window with the following:
- the igfbp6b gene encoding insulin-like growth factor-binding protein 6b has product MPILSNLTTVVLLLIAHCGSWTGANRLGPFKVCPSCRDPLGAGRPPRDHNAAGSTSVLAQGEPCGVYTLSCAKGLRCVPPPREHSPLQALLQGRGICAKHSRTSPTERPHPTGPHPSHSGDIEKAPCRKLLNSVLRGLELTIFQSDRDIYIPNCDTRGFYRKKQCRSSKGMQRGHCWCVDELGTPVPSRASEDGTLPCDGE; this is encoded by the exons ATGCCTATCCTTTCTAACTTAACAACCGTTGTTTTGTTGCTGATTGCTCACTGCGGATCATGGACCGGGGCAAACCGCTTGGGCCCCTTCAAGGTCTGTCCCTCCTGCAGGGATCCACTGGGGGCAGGTCGGCCCCCCAGGGACCATAATGCTGCCGGCAGCACGTCAGTGTTGGCCCAGGGAGAGCCCTGTGGTGTGTACACCCTGAGCTGTGCCAAGGGGCTCCGCTGTGTTCCCCCACCAAGGGAGCACAGCCCCCTCCAGGCTCTGTTGCAGGGAAGGGGCATTTGCGCCAAGCACAGCAGGACTAGTCCCACTGAGAGGCCCCACCCCACAG GTCCCCATCCCTCACACAGTGGTGACATTGAAAAA GCACCCTGCCGCAAGCTGCTCAATAGTGTCCTGAGGGGTCTGGAGCTGACAATCTTCCAGTCTGACCGTGACATCTATATACCCAACTGTGACACTCGTGGCTTCTACAGGAAAAAGCAG TGCCGCTCCTCCAAGGGCATGCAGCGTGGCCACTGCTGGTGCGTGGATGAACTCGGCACGCCCGTGCCCTCACGTGCCAGCGAAGATGGTACTTTACCATGCGATGGGGAGTGA